TTTGGTTGCAAGAATAAGAAGGCTCACAAATTAATTAGGTCAACAAGATTATAATTCTAcacattaacatttaatttttggTAAAGAAACATTTGGCATAACAAGAAAATGcaataaaaagtaaattttccatatttttataaaaatggaTCCTTGGAAAAAGTTCAAATCTTAACCTCTAATCTCTagcttgagaaaataaatataactTTTAAAGCTTCAACACAGTTGAAGGAGTTCTTCAGTTCCCAACAAATTTTACCCTTGCTATTGCAGGGAAGGAAATCAAATAAAACCAGCTAGCACTAAACTTGTGCATTTGCAGACTCAAAAAAACACCCttagagaaaaagaaaagccatACAAAGAGGTACaacaatttttaaatatttcaaatggTTCCAAAAATCTAATCGCAACcatgatcaaagaaaataaaatcaagaccAACACAAGCAGACAGAAGCTGAAGCCTGCCATATCCAAATGTCTGAACAAGTTACCTTGAAATTCTCATCAATGGTGATCTATAATTTATATGTGCATACCGTACCTACTACACTTAGACAATTGCATTAGCGGCACTAGCAATCCTTGGCCATAAATCAGCACACTCCTTACCAATTGGACCAGTTATGGCAGAACCTACAACCACCACAAGCACCAACAGCAGAAAATAGTGAGAAATATCAACTATGTCCAGGTAAACGGAGGACATATATTTAGTTAATTCAGAAAAACGTATGAACTTAAGCATCATATAATGTATTACATACCCTTCATTTCACCTTTAGGATTCACGATAACACCCGCATTATCTGCAAATTCCAATAATTGACAGGTTCAGAAATTTAACAATGAAATTTATTTACATAACCAAATGCAacgaagaaattttaaatatgaaaCTCTGAACCAATAAGAACAGCAAAATTTCCAGTCACAATTCATGCAATAAAGCATATCAAGTGCGACCAACTATTAAGTCCATGAAAATCCAAAATGCAAAGCATCATTAGAAGATAGGGCACTCCACCAAAATCCATGCTTTACAATATAATGGCATCAATTTGGCTGTTTAATATTAGATAGAACAAACACAAAATATATCCATGTGACAATGCAACAACACACCTAAACTTCAAAAATAGAAATATCCCAAACTTGACAGGGATGATTACTTGAATATAGTTAACACCCGGTTAGGGGTAAGGTTGGGAATTTCAATTTAGCTGGTTATGGGAGGTGAAGAGGAACCCAAAGATAATCTTCCTCACCACATCACCAGCAACAgtaaaaataaaatggagaaCCAGTgtcgaaatttttaaaattcaaaacattaaatgcacccccccccccccccaaaaaaaaaaagcaaaaagggGGAAAAGGGAATGAGGTAAAAAAAAACATTAGGAAAAAATGTATCAGATCTAGACAAAAGTGAGATTGGATAACAGGAAAACCCCACTTGGTCAGATGATCGATTGTATACCTTAATATTGCTGGTTTCAGAAAGCATCACATCATTATGTGTACAAACTCAATATGAATGAGAAATGCACACATCAAGACGCCGCTTTACCAGCACATACAACTATTTCTATCCCACACAAATATTTAAATAGAATGTCATTTTAGTGGAGGTTTCCAATGAGAATGCAAAATAAAGTGTGTTCAAAACAATTAGAAGGATGCCTTTTCATGGATACATGGAGCAGATAAGAACAAGAAATCAATGCAATGCTTTTTTCCAGTTGTGAATAGAAATTTTTTAAGCAGCAGAAGATACTGATGCATTGCATCAAGAACATGAGAATTTCATGGATACATGGAGCAGATAAAAACATGAAATCTATGCCAACAAAATGGATCGGACCATGATGGAAACTAACAATTCAAAAATTcctcaacaattaaaaaaaatataggaaTCAATATGACCcaggaatttttccaaaaactcaCACAAGAACAAACCAGAAGATGCACCCTTAGTTACAGAAACTAAACAACCTTAAGAAATTTGCGGACAAAACAGGAAGTAAGATCAATGTGAAATCACAGATTTACAACTCCATTTTGCAGGttaatgccaaaaaaaaaaagaatattgaACATATGAAGATCACTATAAAACATTAGCATCACAAAAAGTAAAAGATTGACAGACAATACTGGATTCAAATAGCAGCCAAATAAACCTTTACAAGTAGAAGAATTGAACTTTTTCATTAACCAAAGTAATAAGTCATGTATACACATAGTTTGTTTCTTTTAATCATTTACATCATGGAGATGTTAGGATCTGGTGCTTGGATAAAAATACAGTGTTTTCTCATGTAACGCATGGTAGGAAACACatagtttctttcttttaatcACTTACATCATGGAAATGTTAGGATCTGGCGCTTGGATAAAAATTCAGGTGCTTTCTCATGTAAATCATGGTATGCTCATCCAAACAGGTCTTTTCATTCTTTTCCTCTTGCAAATAGATTACAGAGAGCTAAAGTACCATCAAAGGTGAACAGGTCTTTTCAAGGAAGAAAATTTTCAGTTTGGACAGGCGTATGTAGAGCCCAAATGGAGCAGATGTGGGCAACGAATGCAGCAACACATCTGTAACGATGGACATCATTGATTTTCCAGACTCGTAACTGTATCAACCACTGAATAAGAAGGTAGATACCTGACTTATGTCTggtgaattagatattttaaGCCTACCATCAAAAACTCACAACTAACACCATGCACTCATGGTAAAAAACTGGGAGCAATATATAAGATATGAATTGCCAGTTAAATCCAAAACTATAATTGTTCTGCAAAAAAGAGCAAAGAGGAAAACAGCATCAAGGTAGCCATTTGATTTCTCCACATCAACTTTATTTCATtcaaagaatttatttaaaaattgcaATATTGACAATTTTAATTTCTACATGCTTGATTTTGATGTCTTACAACATCAGGACCTGTGTCTTCTTGCTTAAGTAGTGTATGAACTCTATTTCAATTCTTAAAGAGAACACATACATTCAACTAACAGATGCATCAAACCGCAAAAAGCGAGATTCCAGATGAATTGGAGCTAGCCCGCTAGGCATGATCTCACTTATATAGTTCAATGTATCTGGTTTTAGATAGCATCGGAACATTATACAAGCACATCCCATTAATTATTGAGAAGTGCATATATCAAGATGCACTTAACCAGCATGTTTAAATCATTTGCTTGGTTTCCGTAGCTTGTAATTGGGCTTAAAGATTTGAGGGGTTGAAATATTAACCAGCAAGTCCCTGTATACCATTTGTCATTCCGCAGATCCATTTCTCACATCAAATCCATAACAATAAATAGCATAACCCAATTTTAGCAGCAGAATAGAGCTAATAATCGCACTAAATTCGCATAGCATGTAATCCAACAAAAAATAAGAACTTCACAGCGATAACAACagcaaatatgaaaaaaatattcgTAAGTACGAAGAAAGGGAAGAAAGTTATGATAAGGACCTTCAAAGTACATGTAGACGCCATCCTTTCGGCGCCATGGCTTGCGCTGGCGAACAATGACTGCGGGCATGACCTTCTTACGGAGATCAGGCTTCCCTTTCTTCACAGTAGCCATCACCATGTCCCCAACACACGCCGAAGGCAACCGATTCAACCGGCCCTTGATCCCCTTCACTGAAATAATGTAGAGATTCTTAGCGCCAGTGTTGTCCGCACAGTTCACAGTTGCTGCGACTGGCAGACCCAGCGACATTCTGAACTTGTTTCCAGCCGACCCTCCACGACCTACAAGCCATAAACCAATAAAAAacatgaaataaatttttgaaaagaaaatccTAATGCCCTCAGGGGATAAAAAGTATGAAAACTATAAAGATGCATCTAGAAATTTAATATCTTCAGCTGCCGTTTGTTTGACGGCTGAGAAAACTGAGGCAAAGTAACTACTTTGATTTTGGGATCATTGATGAGTATTTGTTCGATCCCAAATTAGAAGAAACCTCAACTTCGAACTCAAGTTTTTTCGCTAATCCTAAATTTTAACCTGACGGGAGATTTTAGGAACGCAAAAGAGAAGAGGGAAATGTTGAGGAAGAACATACCTCGCTTCGACATTGTGGCCTGCAGGCAAAACACAGAGAACGCACTAGGGTTTTTGCGAATTTATAGAGGACTCATGTAGGAAGCGCACCCTAGGGTTCGTATGGTTGTGCAGATAGATTTACATAATTGCCCTCGTGCGGATGGGGCTTGGCCCATAGCCCGTACCCTAGGGCCCAAATAAAATAATGCagcaaaaatcaaaaaataaaaattaatttggttaatatttataaaattaattaaactactcttaaaatattaaagaaaacatCTTAGTTCTGTATTTATACAACTTGAAATCTCGCACATGTCTTAATCATCAACATTTAACGTCTATCCCTTCACATCTCTATATTATGTTCTTTTAACCTCTACTAGCTCAATTTTTGTCTTTCCATCCCCTTTCCTACTACATATTTCTAGTAACAAACAATCTACATTTACTTGATAAAAATTAAACTCGTGCATGTGTTTAGAATCAAAATAATTAATGCTCGACACTTTGGTTGTTCTAATTCCATTAATTCAATTTCTTGACGAACCTAATGCACAAGTTGACCAACATACACCAAGCGCATCAAATGTGGCATTCCAACTTTGATCCCACATTTTATTGTGGAAGCTGAAAATTGAAAACAAATTCCAACTTCTACCTTGGATTATCTTACTTGAACCATAAACATATAAATTGATTCATTCAATCTAACTATGCACACACAACTTTAGCTAACCACTCATATTCATTTATCTGTCTCTTTAGGAGATATCAATCTTACAAAAGTAATATACACTGCTTAAGTTGATCTTGAACTTGATTTTGTGCTTTGATTTGGTTCCCAAAAGAATTTAATTTAGATTGTTGAATCTTACATCTTCTTGTAGTTGTCTTATGCTCGCCTAAGAAGATGACGAGAAATGAAAATCCATTTATTACTTAAGTCGCTTGACCATACAAAACTTGTGTCTTGTATAGCTAGTTTAGGCGGGTGGGAAAATGAGCTCTATCCTTGGTCGAGTTATGCTTCAATACATATCCCAATGGGTGATGGAGGGCCAACTATTAGCTAATTTATTAACCTTTGATGGATTCAAAACTATAAATAGAGCAAGTGGTGAAGAAGTGATTTTTTTCCCTAAAGGCATTAAAAAAGATATATTTGTTGTTATAGATTTCAAATGCTTAAACAGCCTGGAAGAATATGAAACACTAGTCGTAGGAATTCAATTTTTGTAGAGTTTGGACATTAGATCGATTAAGATGACAGGAGACTCACTCCTGATCAAAATCAAATGAAGGTCAAATACTCTTACAACAATGCAAACCTATAATCACACCTAGTGATAGTTTTGAtgttaatgaaagaatttgatgAGATAAGCCTAAAATATGTTGAGCGAATCTTAAAAACCAAGGTCAATAAACAAGCGCAACAAACATCATCCTATAGTATAGATATACCCAGTACAATGGGGCAAATACCAGTGATACAGTCATAGCCTAGATATAAAAAAGAGATCATTGTGTGTGAAAATCAACAATATGATAATTGATAATAATTAAAGTGTATAGTTAATCCAATATCTCATGGACCCTAACAAATCAACTAAAAAAAtgtattgactctatgagtccgatcccgttttgataatgacaaatcacgttatttcttacctgtgcactgagcttatgaaTAGAGTCAATTCTCAGCACGCACGGTTGGTAAGGATGCAAGAATGTTATAAGGAACACAAAGATTATATCACATGATTGACACCTGAAGAGTAAAAGGGGATGAAGACAAATTATCCTTATTGTAATTGCTATTCAATTTTTGTTCTGTAATATTTATGTTATGTAAtaattgcattgcatgcataatgggataaataagctcaaaagaccatagaatgactataggaatccctTAAGCTACAAATGACATACTTATACTAACAGGGACAAACCTTATTAGGTCAAAGAGGTATTACCTCATTTTTTTGAAgtgcctcgatcgaccgacctcCTGACTTTATAAATGCCTTAGTCAACCGTCCAGGacagaagtcaatatgttgaccaagCCTTGGCTAACTGAACTGTGGTTGTTTAAAACACCTCAGTTGACCAACCCCTCTGGCAGCcccaaagtcaaaatgttgaccacgGCTTAATCGACTGACTCAACTTTGAACTGAGCTTCCATGGTCGACCTACCTTCATACTACCTACCTCAGCCGACCAGCTTgttagttcaaaatgaccacagtcgaccgaacttcaggCCCAGAAAACCGAGCTtgagccttggtcgaccgaatctatgAAGGCTCGGAAATCGCCTTCGCTCGGCCGATCGATCTCTATCCCATGGttaaccaaaactctcaggttgttgaGTTTTTACCATAGTAATcaggggttaatttttaattaaacatagTTAAACTTTTTTCTAAAATTCCTTTCATATCTCCAATGGTTATATTTAgttgaaaaactatatataccctttcatttggtaAAATTAATGATAGATTAGTAATCTTGATTagtaaaaattctctgaaattatttgtgcaaatttttcatactctctttcATACAAGCTTACATTCATACTCTTACTCATTCTTATAGCTAAATCTCTTTGGTAAGAGTGTTTTAAGATCATCTATCTCATTTGCaaaggcttacactctcattgcatattcttgtttgatattgaatttattgagagtaagctagAGTTcacccttgtgatttaattcataagtctcaTTTAGGAAGACTCTTTTGgacttgtgaatctttgcatactcattgcatgattcaagagcttgtattgtgcttttagaaaaatatttttcaacaagcTAAAAATCTAAATATTTCTTATACTTGatacttaaaaattatttttgagatatttgcttgtgctcTTAAGATCTTTGAGTTTACAACTTGtgattggtatatatatatatatcttgactcaaagattcatttataacactctcacatactgattgttatatttgcattatcttgagagcAGTTATATAAACTTCATTTAGCTTATAATTCCTATCATACTGAAGTACAATTGATTGTATTTGTATATATCTGCTTATCGGAGAAGCACACATATTGTAtacaaaattatttgattatctgttgtaatccaagcatggcctgagatGGGTCTTCTCTGCCCCtttaaggaaaggttgtaaaggCTGGGGTCAGCCCCACAATTTAACCTGGAGTATTCCTTATTGAGTAAGGAGAGGCTTTGTAATTAgtgtcactccacccttaagtgagctttagtggaatcctcgagcttgcgagctaaaggcggggacgtaggcacagttgccgaacctcgataacacatctggtgtcatctttatttTATCTGCTCTATTGTCTTGTGCATGCTTAATTGAATTTATTTAGAGCATATTATTTGTGAATTCATCTATTTGTTTTTTTCATACTAGCTTTAGATTGACTATAgctttgtgaaatactatttgtCAGAATATCtgacctaaaattttaaaatcaccaattcatcccccttttgggattatactaaaaacaacatttggtatcagagccttgttgcattgacttaaacgtttttacaaAAAGACCACAATGGCTCTCACAAGTGTAACCCCATTTGcagagggacactcatccacacgtCCTCTTATTTTCTGTGGtatgaactataccttctggaaatagaAGATGCTAatttaccttcaaaatattgattggaaggtgtggagagtggtATCCAGAGGAAATTATGTCCCGGTTAAAACTTTAGAAGTTGCTAGTGTACCTAAAATGGAAGATGAATACactgatgatgacatgaaagttGTTAATGTTAATGCAACTGCCATTAATGTTTTGTACTGTGCTTttgatgttaatgagtttaacaAAGTTATGGCAAGCACCACTACCAagaaaatatgggacaaattagaagttacttataaGGGCACTAAAGATGTAAAGGACAGTTGGATTGACATGTTAACTaatgagtatgaggcctttaggatgaactctaGTGAATCtatacagagcatgtacactcgttTCACGCACATCACTAACTCACTAAATGCACTTAGCAAAACCTATCCCACATACAAGATGATTAGAAAAGTTCTTAGGGgactaccaccagtttgggaagcaaaagctactacTATAGCCGAGAAAGAGACTTCAAGgcaatgactctagatgaattgataggctcACTCATTACATACGAGATGGCTATGTAACTGCTTTGAAAACATCCATTAATAGTTCTAGTGAATACAATGAACCAGAGTCAAGAAAGGATATGACTATGCTTACCCAAAAATTCAACAAGTTTTTTAGGAAGAACGGAAGGTCATCTAGAAAGTTCCGAGGCTCAACATCTAAAAAGGGCGAGTCAagcaggaaaaaggaaaaatcataTCCTCTTATATGCTACAACTACAACAAAGTCGACCATATTCGATCAAAATGTCCTCTATTAAAGAAGGAtgcgaaaaagaaaaagaaagcaatgaaagtcgACACATCTTGGGATAAACATAACAGCAGTGATTCAGACACCGACTCCAGCGACACCAAGGTTGCTAacatgtgcttgatggcacagAGTGATGAGGTATAATCATCTTGCTCTTTGTCATCCTATTATTCTAATGATGATTCTAATGACGATatcatgcctacatataaagaactgcaacttgaatatattcgtgtttgtATTGATAAAATGACTAAGAAGAATGAGATATTGgaaaataaatgtaaaaattggtcaaaactgtttGAATTTGGAAAGCACTCTCATTCTGCttcattaaaagaaaaatatttgaaaattgcagagcttgaaagaaaattaaaggatagctccaaaattatctataaatttacgtagggccaaaattttttttaaaaacatctCAAGTTCCAAAGAAATTATCTTGATAAAGAAGGCCTTGGTTTTAATGAAATTGAAAACAAGAggtagaaaaatatttatttgggacattttgtTCATGAATTGAAATTGCGCATCCTTTCTAAAAACTCATTGTGGCATGTAACATGTTTCAAATGTAAAATAAAAGGCCACATTTAGTTTGACTATCCATTTAAAAatagagatgttaaaattaagaaagtgtggagagtcaagGGTGAATcaagtactaacccccatggacccaagaaaatttgggcaCCAGAATTAGTTACCTAAATATTTATTGTAGGTGTGCCTGAGATCATCTTCCTCCAAGGACAAGTCGTACATA
This genomic stretch from Malania oleifera isolate guangnan ecotype guangnan chromosome 3, ASM2987363v1, whole genome shotgun sequence harbors:
- the LOC131151878 gene encoding large ribosomal subunit protein uL14 isoform X2, with translation MSKRGRGGSAGNKFRMSLGLPVAATVNCADNTGAKNLYIISVKGIKGRLNRLPSACVGDMVMATVKKGKPDLRKKVMPAVIVRQRKPWRRKDGVYMYFEDNAGVIVNPKGEMKGSAITGPIGKECADLWPRIASAANAIV
- the LOC131151878 gene encoding large ribosomal subunit protein uL14 isoform X1, coding for MSKRGRGGSAGNKFRMSLGLPVAATVNCADNTGAKNLYIISVKGIKGRLNRLPSACVGDMVMATVKKGKPDLRKKVMPAVIVRQRKPWRRKDGVYMYFEGPYHNFLPFLRTYEYFFHICCCYRCEVLIFCWITCYANLVRLLALFCC